A genomic window from Scomber scombrus chromosome 18, fScoSco1.1, whole genome shotgun sequence includes:
- the LOC133998997 gene encoding uncharacterized protein LOC133998997 isoform X2, which produces MERKRTRSGLFSEEEQDRDRRSSQRFTKRIRYNEDDYEYVEEEEEEEVQEDNEQPGPSTQYTPTYTTQEKRFLPVTCGTKKGIMDVNKLSRGEECIESEGGQFAPPAFEDFGGKGPSKKWKTSIFLGNKPLQFWFEQGFLTTKGYKKRGNETAKRRRILSSDSESESSSEESETKSIISAAKKSALQTILQVLVKRLPEMSDPPVIGGIKEENGEEFSEHVLLSNDSEEDEQREIKTEAVNSSPSAPPSLDIKPADKDNLQGPEVGELDAGHCGEKEEEWRKRAVGLAMQRSLSECFEDCDSANNDHLDMPKSEDSGQAIANENISDANTSLIGGFKEESVEAMSVDPSIIPASVLVKCTSENSGRTDVIISGHNAAQLEELEQVERCCQTVQLSYVLEGPCSGPSADCDLDAMDLDQLKKKKIKMQLKVLKLQEEYYALKIRRYKQ; this is translated from the exons atggagagaaaaagaactCGCTCAGGACTCTTTTCAGAGGAAGAACAAGATAGGGACAGGCGATCTAGCCAAAGGTTTACAAAGAGAATCAGATATAATGAAGATGACTATGAAtatgtggaggaggaagaagaggaggaagtgcAGGAGGATAATGAGCAGCCAGGCCCATCCACCCAGTACACCCCCACCTACACGACACAAGAAAAAA GATTCTTGCCTGTAACCTGTGGAACTAAAAAGGGCATCATGGATGTCAACAAGCTGAGCAGAG GTGAAGAGTGTATTGAGTCTGAGGGTGGTCAGTTTGCTCCGCCTGCCTTTGAGGACTTTGGGGGGAAAGGCCCAAgtaaaaaatggaaaacaagTATTTTCCTTGGAAATAAGCCTCTGCAGTTTTGGTTTGAG CAAGGTTTCTTAACCACTAAGGGAtataaaaagagaggaaatgagactGCAAAG CGTAGGCGAATCCTGTCATCAGATAGTGAATCAGAGAGCTCTTCTGAAG AGAGTGAAACAAAATCGATCATTTCAGCTGCGAAAAAAAGTGCATTGCAAACGATACTGCAAGTTCTCGTCAAGAGGTTGCCAGAG ATGTCAGACCCACCTGTCATTGGAGGTATTAAGGAAGAAAATGGAGAGGAGTTCAGTGAGCATGTCTTACTAAGTAATGATAGTGAAgaagatgaacagagagaaatCAAAACTGAAGCTGTGAATTCTTCACCATCAGCTCCCCCATCGTTAGATATCAAACCTGCTGACAAAG ACAACTTGCAGGGACCAGAAGTCGGAGAGTTGGACGCAGGGCATtgtggagagaaggaagaagaatggAGGAAAAGAGCAGTGGGGCTTGCAATGCAGAGATCGCTGTCAGAATGTTTTGAAGACTGCGACAGTGCAAATAATGACCATCTTGACATGCCAAAATCTGAAGACAGCGGTCAAGCcattgcaaatgaaaatatcaGCGATGCAAACACATCACTCATAGGAGGTTTTAAAGAAGAAAGCGTGGAGGCGATGA GTGTTGACCCATCCATTATACCTGCGAGTGTGCTGGTTAAGTGCACAAGTGAGAACTCAGGACGTACAGATGTCATCATCTCTGGCCATAATGCAGCACAATTAGAAGAGCTGGAGCAAGTGGAAAG gTGTTGCCAAACAGTCCAATTATCATATGTGTTGGAGGGACCATGCTCTGGGCCCTCCGCTGACTGTGATCTGGATGCGATGGACCTTGATcagctgaagaaaaagaaaataaaaatgcagttgAAAGTCTTGAAGTTACAAGAAGAATACTATGCCCTGAAAATTAGGAGATATAAACAATGA
- the ccdc97 gene encoding coiled-coil domain-containing protein 97, which yields MWGEIEPPVKTQPRLSERDEQRRLPEDTVTPAQEHSPADCQQLPQHTKQLPQETQQLPPETQAVSRSVTDMLETIVLSGSLVKSQQIGDAELTPEECRKELLNQFRSKPLVFLERYHACLKTQHLSEFTHVSSDPRAQYYSKVIQRRAAGCTNRTRVRNHRYAALRALQNEGQYFSEEQMRMREPLLYEQYIGQYLTDEEVLERSQEAMMDGAQGGPGAPGGGTGGLAHLLLNSYQERLIQDRLQEEQEREECTQEEEDEEDEDNTVQEKACEPTSEEKALLREEFISQMHQRFLDGKDKDFNYSEVDDNPDYDNLDIVNRDAEEKYFDEDDEEEEEEEENMIE from the exons atgtGGGGTGAGATTGAACCTCCTGTTAAAACACAGCCCAGGTTGTCTGAGAGGGATGAGCAGAGAAGATTACCAGAAGACACGGTGACACCGGCACAAGAACACAGCCCcgcagactgtcagcagctccCGCAACACACCAAGCAGCTCCCGCAAGAGACCCAGCAGCTCCCGCCAGAGACCCAG GCTGTGTCCCGTTCCGTGACTGACATGTTGGAAACCATAGTGCTGAGTGGAAGCCTAGTGAAGAGCCAGCAGATCGGAGATGCTGAACTGACCCCAGAGGAGTGCAGAAAGGAGCTGCTGAATCAGTTCAGGAGCAAACCGCTGGTGTTCCTGGAGAGGTACCAT GCCTGCCTGAAAACCCAGCATCTGTCAGAATTTACCCACGTCAGCTCAGACCCACGTGCTCAGTACTACAGCAAAGTGATACAGAGACGAGCTGCAGGATGCACCAACAGGACCAGGGTCCGAAACCATCGCTACGCTGCCCTCAGGGCCCTGCAGAATG AGGGTCAGTATTTCAGTGAGGAACAGATGCGTATGAGGGAGCCACTGCTATATGAACAGTATATCGGCCAATACCTGACAGATGAGGAG GTGCTGGAGCGCTCCCAGGAGGCCATGATGGACGGTGCACAAGGGGGACCAGGAGCACCCGGGGGAGGCACAGGAGGGCTCGCACACCTCCTCCTCAACTCCTACCAGGAGCGTCTCATCCAGGATCGCctgcaggaggaacaggagagagaagagtgcacacaggaggaggaggatgaggaagatgaag ATAACACAGTCCAGGAGAAGGCATGCGAGCCAACCTCTGAGGAGAAGGCTCTGCTCAGGGAGGAGTTCATCAGTCAGATGCACCAGCGCTTCCTTGATGGCAAAGACAAGGATTTCAACTACAG tGAGGTGGATGATAACCCAGACTACGACAACCTGGACATAGTCAACAGAGATGCGGAGGAAAAATAttttgatgaagatgatgaggaggaggaagaagaagaagaaaacatgataGAATAG
- the LOC133998997 gene encoding cilia- and flagella-associated protein 251-like isoform X1, with translation MERKRTRSGLFSEEEQDRDRRSSQRFTKRIRYNEDDYEYVEEEEEEEVQEDNEQPGPSTQYTPTYTTQEKRFLPVTCGTKKGIMDVNKLSRGEECIESEGGQFAPPAFEDFGGKGPSKKWKTSIFLGNKPLQFWFEQGFLTTKGYKKRGNETAKRRRILSSDSESESSSEESEISLQTAEETVEDHVKDEDLDPGSEELAHDTQEEEEEERVGDENGGEVVEEKDKMEKDIPANADNDSEESETKSIISAAKKSALQTILQVLVKRLPEMSDPPVIGGIKEENGEEFSEHVLLSNDSEEDEQREIKTEAVNSSPSAPPSLDIKPADKDNLQGPEVGELDAGHCGEKEEEWRKRAVGLAMQRSLSECFEDCDSANNDHLDMPKSEDSGQAIANENISDANTSLIGGFKEESVEAMSVDPSIIPASVLVKCTSENSGRTDVIISGHNAAQLEELEQVERCCQTVQLSYVLEGPCSGPSADCDLDAMDLDQLKKKKIKMQLKVLKLQEEYYALKIRRYKQ, from the exons atggagagaaaaagaactCGCTCAGGACTCTTTTCAGAGGAAGAACAAGATAGGGACAGGCGATCTAGCCAAAGGTTTACAAAGAGAATCAGATATAATGAAGATGACTATGAAtatgtggaggaggaagaagaggaggaagtgcAGGAGGATAATGAGCAGCCAGGCCCATCCACCCAGTACACCCCCACCTACACGACACAAGAAAAAA GATTCTTGCCTGTAACCTGTGGAACTAAAAAGGGCATCATGGATGTCAACAAGCTGAGCAGAG GTGAAGAGTGTATTGAGTCTGAGGGTGGTCAGTTTGCTCCGCCTGCCTTTGAGGACTTTGGGGGGAAAGGCCCAAgtaaaaaatggaaaacaagTATTTTCCTTGGAAATAAGCCTCTGCAGTTTTGGTTTGAG CAAGGTTTCTTAACCACTAAGGGAtataaaaagagaggaaatgagactGCAAAG CGTAGGCGAATCCTGTCATCAGATAGTGAATCAGAGAGCTCTTCTGAAG AGTCAGAAATAAGCCTACAAACTGCTGAAGAAACTGTGGAAGATCATGTTAAAGATGAAGACCTGGATCCAGGCAGTGAGGAATTGGCACATGAtacacaggaggaagaggaggaagaaagggtaGGGGATGAAAATGGAGGAGAGGTTGTAGAAGAGAAAGATAAAATGGAAAAGGATATTCCTGCTAATGCTGATAACGACAGTGAAG AGAGTGAAACAAAATCGATCATTTCAGCTGCGAAAAAAAGTGCATTGCAAACGATACTGCAAGTTCTCGTCAAGAGGTTGCCAGAG ATGTCAGACCCACCTGTCATTGGAGGTATTAAGGAAGAAAATGGAGAGGAGTTCAGTGAGCATGTCTTACTAAGTAATGATAGTGAAgaagatgaacagagagaaatCAAAACTGAAGCTGTGAATTCTTCACCATCAGCTCCCCCATCGTTAGATATCAAACCTGCTGACAAAG ACAACTTGCAGGGACCAGAAGTCGGAGAGTTGGACGCAGGGCATtgtggagagaaggaagaagaatggAGGAAAAGAGCAGTGGGGCTTGCAATGCAGAGATCGCTGTCAGAATGTTTTGAAGACTGCGACAGTGCAAATAATGACCATCTTGACATGCCAAAATCTGAAGACAGCGGTCAAGCcattgcaaatgaaaatatcaGCGATGCAAACACATCACTCATAGGAGGTTTTAAAGAAGAAAGCGTGGAGGCGATGA GTGTTGACCCATCCATTATACCTGCGAGTGTGCTGGTTAAGTGCACAAGTGAGAACTCAGGACGTACAGATGTCATCATCTCTGGCCATAATGCAGCACAATTAGAAGAGCTGGAGCAAGTGGAAAG gTGTTGCCAAACAGTCCAATTATCATATGTGTTGGAGGGACCATGCTCTGGGCCCTCCGCTGACTGTGATCTGGATGCGATGGACCTTGATcagctgaagaaaaagaaaataaaaatgcagttgAAAGTCTTGAAGTTACAAGAAGAATACTATGCCCTGAAAATTAGGAGATATAAACAATGA